Proteins from a genomic interval of Hemicordylus capensis ecotype Gifberg chromosome 14, rHemCap1.1.pri, whole genome shotgun sequence:
- the LOC128337650 gene encoding protein S100-A12-like: MPIPSSMLAAFLEIDQIFAEYTITIPVSAPLIQANSDTRSRYNSDSLSRDGLRKLLDKQLPNYLKCPGDPKEFDELFKRLDQNCDQHISFEEFTVLIRDVMLTMYEK; encoded by the exons ATGCCGATTCCAAGTTCAATGTTAGCGGCTTTTCTAGAGATCGACCAGATTTTCGCTGAGTACACTATCACAATCCCTGTTTCGGCCCCTCTCATCCAGGCCAATTCTGATACGCGCAGCCGGTACAATTCTGACTCACTCAGCAGAGACGGTCtgaggaaactgctggataaGCAGCTTCCCAACTATCTGAAG TGCCCAGGAGACCCAAAGGAATTTGATGAGCTGTTTAAAAGGTTGGACCAGAACTGTGATCAGCATATCAGCTTTGAAGAGTTCACTGTTCTGATCAGAGATGTTATGCTCACTATGTATGAGAAATGA